From the Camelus bactrianus isolate YW-2024 breed Bactrian camel chromosome 4, ASM4877302v1, whole genome shotgun sequence genome, the window CCCAAATACAATTTAGAAAGGGATTCCAATGccaaagacaaaatattttgtaTACTGGAATTCTATCAGTTTTTTCCACTGATATGTATATAATCTGTTTAACAAAGAGCTGTCTTTTTCAGCTACATGACTTATGACTTAATTTTCAGTACCAAAAATGCCTAAAGGATAACCAGTTCCTTTTCTTACTGCTCTGTACAAAACTAAGACAGTgtagaaacaaaatcaaaaacttaACTTCGCCCCTTTCTTAATAAATGTGGGAATAGAATCCAAAGTACACTGCAGTGTGATGGTATATGCAGAAAGAAAGCAACATAATAGCATTTTGAAAACTACAAAAGGATATAGCATTTGGCCTTGTCTCTtccatatgcatttaaaaaaaaaggagaaaagcgCTGTAAGATTATGTTTGTATGTTAGTTTCTCCTCCCTGTTCCCAGGTTCAATTcaccttaaaaaacaaacagaaaacctgtTTCAGTATTCATGTTGTATAAATAGACTGAGTGAGGCTGGGGTAAGCAGGAGACACCAGACAGCACCAAAACAAAGTCACATAGGCATCCACATTCAACATATCCAAATCCAACCCTTAAAACCGCCCCATTCCTAACCTCAAATAATGTAACAATGTCACCACCACCTACATTAGATGTCATCTACTTGCTCTGTCACCTTTGATTCTGCCTTCTTCACAAGCTATTGCAGTCCTTATTTACACAGCATCTTCTCTTACAACTCTTCTAGTCACACCCCTGACACTACCATAAACCATTCAGTGGTCAAATCCTGTTGACTCTAGTGTTGAAATGTCTTTCAAGATGTACTCTGTTCTATTTGCAGTTCCCACAGAACAGAACttacataattttataatttattggcTGATAGATTACCCTGCCACCACCTTCCAACCACTCCCATTTATTCCTTCATGCCACTTACTAGCAGAGTTCTGGCTCTTTAAGGTAGCAATCTGATACCATAAGCACCAAAACATTTAGTGGCTCCTTCCTCCAACAATATTCAAAATTATGTCCATTTTTCTCTAGCAGGGCAAGAACAGGGCACTCAAAGACAATCAGCTGAATCTTTCAATCATATCTCCATTTTCTCCCGCTCACTTGAGCCAGACTGTATGTTGTTCCTCATCAATATCCACCATTTCCCTACTTCAACCTTAGGCATGAAAAAGCCTTCCTATCCTTCAAGAACTGGCTGTAACACTTCTACTGCCACAAAATCTCTTCAGAATATCCAATCATAATTCACCATTTTCTCACTGACATCCTTTCATAGGAACTGTATGTAATTCTAATAGAGCACCGAAGTCCATCTCATGATTGTAACTGTGGTACACCCCGAAACAGCTTTAAGGATGCTCAACACTTTTTCTGGACATTTTTATATCTTGAAATGTACAATGGATTTACCTAgcaaatgtttaattaaatgaatgagtTGAGTAGCACAATATTTTTATGCTTATGAAACTCCCCAAATTAATCCACAGGTTCACCTACTAACCTCGTAATTTTCTACTTCTCCATCTTCCACATCCAATTCAAAGCTGAAAGTTGGGCCCACTGCAGGTGGCACTGGAAGCATTGATCTGCAGTGAAAACAACCAACACAAGTGTTAACACATTATTTCAATGAACAGGAGAAGAACAAGGCCAGTGCTACTGTGATAAAGAATGGTCAATGCTGATCAGTGACAACCCTCTAAAGAAACTGACTTCACTAGTAAAAACCAGACAACAGTATAAAAAACCATGAAACAACAGGGATGAATTTAACAAAACAGGTGCAAGACTTGTATaatgaaaactgtaaaaatactgccaggataaattttaaaagatgaataaatagaaaaatacactGTGTAAGTAGACTAGAAtattcaatattgttaaaaatgtcaaTTCTCTTCCAAAACTCATCTACAGATTTCACATAATCATTACcaaaatcccagcaagctatttttTTTAGTAGAAACTGACTCAttgattttgaaatttatatggaaataaaatcattttaagaaCAAAGTTGGGAGACTTATACCATCTAATTTTAAGGTTTCTAATATAGCTATAAttatcaaaacagtgtgatatagGCACATGGCCCTCTGGAATAAAGACAATGTTCCCTAGCCTTCCTAAAAGGTAGTTATTTTATAGACATGAGACTAAATTCTGGTCAGTGGAATGTAGGCAGGAGTAATACATGCAAATTCTAGGAAGTATCCTTGAGAGGAAGCAGGTAGGCAGAGAgatccattttcatttttgttagcTGGAATGTGGACGTGATGGCTAGCACCCGAGGAGCCATCTTAGATCATGAGGAGGAAGTTATAAAATTCTGAGGATGGTAGAACCATTCCTCAGTTACAGAGGTAACAAACCATCCTTGAATTGCTTACTTCTAGAGTTTATCacatgagaaagaaataaagaactatCATATTTAACCCATGGGTGTTTTTGTTACAAACTTAATCCTAACAGTATTTCTAAGGCACAGaaataacttttctttctctcttcttttgagAAGCAGCAGCATCAAATGCTAGATAATCAGAGGTTGGCAAGTAACGTCAGCTGTAAAAGaggcaaaattttaaacttttctacCTTTTGATTTGTTAAACCTATCTTCCAGCTCACAAATTTTCTGTCTCCCCACATGTCTCCTTTGTTCTCGTTCTTGTGTTTCTTTCACCCTTAAACAGTCCCCCACACCAAACCtttaacataaaatacaaacaagCATCTAACACACTCTAAATTATATACCACATAGAAACGTTCATAAAGGAAAGAGAATCTCAAGGGAGCCAAAATTcagaactcattaaaatatgaaagacaGAACTTACAACACATATGGTAGTAAGCTGGGATGATAAGGGGGAGGTGGTATTGGCTGCTGGGATCGATATCTACTACGTCCTGTGAGCCTCCGAGGCATAAATGGAGGATAAGGCTGTAGAGGAAAAATGTTCAAacaatttaagattattttacCTTCACAACATTTAAGTTGTTGAAAaaagtctcttctttttttaaaaacctagatATTTACTGTTCAAGTAgtatttaatatttcttaaatgttaatatAAACACAACAGTTTAAAACACTTAGATTTCTAAATACAGTTTTCCAACTGACTGCAAGaatacatttaattatttttttttatttttggggaggaggtaatcaggtatttatttatttgtttatttttaatggagtactggggattgaacccaggaccttgtgcatgttaggcatgcactttaccactaagctatacatTACCTCCcaagaatacatttaaaattctaaacaCGTAGAGTTATATTAAAACAGGACTCAAAATAGTAAGTTATCAAGGCAAGTAATAAACTAATAATAGTGAATGAAAACTTACTACTCCGAAGGAAACTTCCTGATGCAAAGGATCATGTGTTAAGAACTGCAAAGGAGCTGATGGAGGTAATGTTGGAGGATGGGCTGATGGAGGGTAAGTGAAACCTCCCACTGGAAGATGTTCTCCTAAGAGTTCCACTTCATTTTCTATCCTTTGCAGAGGCTGAGGGGGAGAAAAAGCAAACTAATATACTTTCAGTGTTTAGACAAACTGTGttttataacaataaaaatttaaaaaaccacaaagaaGTCTTTAAGGTCATGTACTTCTTGATGTTCACATCAATCTAAATTCACACACATGGACATACAGCCTATAGTAAAATCTTATTGCCTTTAATTGAACTTCAATAAGAAAGTCTCTGAAACATGTTATTAAACATTTCCACTATCCACTAAAGGATACATTTCTTTTACTATTTGAACTTCTCTTAAAATGAGAggaggaaagacaaaaaaaatcatgtaGTAATAAGCCAATTACATGAAAGTAAAAACTTTTGTTAGTCATGGCACTGACAGGATTTTCAGACACTTtaacagatgaaataaaacatgGTATGTATTACAAATCAGAACTAGGCCTAAAGGGGATAGGATACAGCAGGCAGTATGCTGTAGGAGAACCTTGTGGGCTTTGGCACTAGACAGGTGCTTGGTGTTGCCACTCATGAGCCATGTGGCTTTTATACAAACTACTTAATCTGAACTTCAATTTTGTCATCTATAGAACTGACATGTTCATAGACTACTTCAAAAGTGTGTTGTGAACACTGAGACGATATACAAAAAGCACACAGTGCTATGCAAAGCACCTAGCACATGCTGTCTTTTGTAGTTTAAAAAGTATCTTAAGATATAATTCACTTACTATAAAATTCACCTTGTTAAGTGATGCAATTCAATGGGATTTTcattttagtacattcacaagaGTTGggcaaccatcatcactatctaatAATATCCCCTTGTTTTCCCCAAGCCCTGGACAACCACTAATCTAGCTTCCATTTCTATAGATTTtcttattctgaacatttcatgtaTATGGAATCATGTAATACGTGGTCCTtatatctgacttttttttatttagcatgtttccaaggttcatccatctTGTAAGTTTGTGTATCAGTACTGCATTCCTTTTTATAGTTAATCAATTATACAGACATACCAtgctttatttatccattcaccagttaaTGGACATCGTGAccgttttcactttttggctattaggaataatgctgctatgaacatctgtgtacgCATTTTTGTGCTGATGTATTCAATTTGATTCTCTTGGGAACGTGTATTCTTAAATGTTAGTCTAACTTCTTCCCAGTTAGAGAACAGCAACACATTATTCAAATTCAAGTAACTGCTAacactttaatttggaaacttaTGTACACTTGAGAGAAATCACACCTGCTGACACTATGACAACACAAGTGAGCCTAAGTTCTGATTTGGCTATGTGACTGGACCTTTTAAAGAATTCCAAATTTAGATATAAGTGATGGCTACATTTAGTTTTACCCTTGGAATTCCCAGGTACTGGAAGCTAAGGAACATCCTGGCATGAATCCTGTCCCGAGTCTAATAGAAGATTTTCTTGTAGAAGTAGCTTTAACTTTTCAGATAGCCAAACTTGTCATATAACTGGCTTCTGTAATTTTCAGGAGAGCAGCCAGGTAAGCTCACCTCTCAACTCTGCTTGAGACTAAGCATGGTGCATAAATCCTAAGGAAAGGATAGTTAGGCTCAGAGTAACAGTCTAGTTCAGTAAGAAAGGAACAGTAAGAGTTCCTTTCACAGGGCCATTTCCCCTCCACTTCCACTCTAACCATTTCCATATGCTCTTTGTCCTATTCTcccttttttaaactgaagtacactgttacaatgtatcaatttctggtgtatagcacaatgtcccagtcatgcatacacacacacacacatttattttcatattcttttttattaaagattgctacaagatattgagtagttccctgagctacacaggagaaatttgttctttatctatttttatatctagtggtcaacatctgcaaatctctaactcccaaatttatctcttcccatcccctttccctggtaactataagactgtttactatgtctgtgagtctttctattttgtagatgagttcattaatgtcctcttattttttttttttggattccacatgagtgatatcatatggtatttttctttctctttctggtttacttcatttagaatgatgatctccaggtccattgatgctgctgcaaatggcattattttatttttttttttacagctgaataatattccattgtataaatataccacaacttctctatccagtcatctgtcgatggacatttaggctgcgtCCATGTTTTGggtattgtatatagtgctgctattcTCCCTTAATGCCTGATGGTTCAGATGTTCAACTTGGACTGTGCCCTTCCTTAGACACTGCTTACCTCCTCCAGCCCCCTGAAATAATATGCCTCTCAGCTATATTCCAGCCCTAGGACAGAGTTAACTATGTTAGTAGACTATCTCATCTACTTTTCATCAGGACATACTGAAAAAAacaactgaggttcagaggttCACTTTACTTGCCTATATGAATACAAATATTATTCTAACAGGTAGaaacaattttataatattttcattttccattttagaaacatgcaaaaggaaaaagaagaactttatttttcttcagatttaCTTCTCAAAGGATTACAGatacaaaggaataaaatttaaactaGATCAAATAGAAAGATGTTCAGCacagtgaatgaaaaaaaaatttttaatttaagtgaCATACAAAATAACTAGGAAAACTTAAGAAGCCAAGATAATTCTACCTAGAGAATGTCTGTATTAATTTGTATGTGTGGGGACTCTAATTCATTTAAGAACCAGAAGAATGGCTAAGTTATAGCTTTTAAATGGTAACAACTTAATCTACTAAATTAATCTGCCTTTTGGGTCTAAAAATTCTGTGAAAATTAAAGTCATAAGAGCAGAGATACCTACCGATCGTGACTGCTGTGTCTGGAAAGGGACAAACTGGCCCGGAGGTGGCAAATGAGGAGGATGATGGGGAGAAAGGTGAGGAGGATGTAAAAGAAATGGATCGCTAGAAATAAGGGGTGGGAATGCAGCATATGGTACTGGTAAATGCTGAACTGAACATGCCTGAAGCATCTGaaagagaaatcatttttttGTTAGAAGTCTccaaatatataattaattttaaaacattacagTGAGATTGAAATGTTACTGTATACCCCTCCCAAAATCATACCAAAATATTATAAAcctatactaacaatgaaatactagTGTATTTTTGCATCTACTAGTAAAATAATGGTAACTAgtaatttttctgtgtttttatataGTTCTTACAAATCAGTCTAAACACCTAACTTTTACTTTAGCCTTTGTAACACCTATGAAGCGGGAGGAAAGTACTGCGTAAAAGAGGAATCTCACTTGGTTTAAAATACAGCAGATATTACAACTTTCCAAGAAGCTCTCCTTTTCAATCTTGAACGTCTTTTTACTTCTAGGTtttacttctaggaattttaagAGCCCAAATCGCAACTAAATGCCTATGGCTCACAGCATTTTAGTTTGCCAATTTAGCACATTGGTTCTATAATTTATTACTGAGAAGCCAAACTTGGGTAAATTAATCTGTTACATTGGTGTTGGTATTTGTTTGTATGTGCTCATTTTAATCTCAAATTCAGACAGGGGTATTAGGGTTATATTTAGATTTAACAAAGTGCATTAATTTGAAGACATTATTGACCTTCAACAAGTTTAAATCCTCTGGATCTCAGCAACCTGCTTTTTGAAATaaagaggctggactgggtggGGTGGTAAAGAATAAAGCATAAGCTTAAGAGGCATAAAGAAGTGGGTGTGAATCTCTGCTTTCTTATGCTAATTGTCTCTATGGCATTAAGTCATTTTCAATTTCATCATTCAGAAAACGGGGACATCACTTTCATCACAGGCTTCCTGCAGTGAGGAGTAAGTAAGACCAAGTGCTCAGAGTGCCTGTTAAACCCAGGAAGTGCTCAGACTATTACTGCTGACACTAAAGCTTCTGAGACTGTATTACTAACCGGCCCAATATCCTATTAACACTCCAAGGCCAACCTTTATCAAAGTTTAATTATAAACAGTGCTGATATGTGAAGGAACATGTTTTGACCTTCAggatattaaaaaatgtttaattaatgtAAAAACACATCAGGTTTTAAAGCCAATTTTATTAAACTGTTACTGTACAAATGCTACTAAGATTTCTATTGCAATAAAACTGCTTTAGTTGAAAGTGAAAAACTACAAGTCTCTTAAATTTTGTTTGCTTACATAACACATTTCCCCACTCTAAACAAAGACTGCACAGACTTACTGGAGGAGGCACACTACAGACAGGGAGATGCTGTCCACTGAAAACCACAGAGCATCCTGGGACCTGTTGTGTACTGCAAGCAGGGATGTGCTGGCCTGTGCAGAGTGGAATCCCATGTGGTGCCACTGTAGTTACTGTGTAGGAAACAGGGACAGTGCCCTGATGGAGCTATTaggagagaaaagcaaaacattGGAACTTCAGCTGTTTGGATAAAACATcaactattaaaaatttaaatctaggCATTTATTGAGTCCCTTAGTTGCACAGATTTTCACAATGTACTTCTGCAACAGTTTCAACCAGAATATTGTCCTTGTATAAGAAAGCCGACTGTTTCAAGAGTAGTAGTATATGATATCCACTGAGTTGGGTCTAAACTCTTCCCTCAAAAAGTCCAGGAGAATAATGAATTGCCATATTAACTTTTCTAGCCTGCTCCATAGAGCAGAAAGCTTCTCTaaagaggaaatttggaaaatgaaacaTTATCTTTTAATAATCTGGTCACATtcaatagggggaaaaaacttttGTTTAATTGCAACTAGTGCAACAATGTAAAGTAATTAGTATTTtctaaaagttaaataatttccttttctcttggccAGATCTATTTCCATCCTACCAATTCTGAGGCAAAACATGTCTTTCCACATCTTCCTTCATGAGCATATAAACATATACAAGCATGATACCCATGAACTGTTGTCATGTTTGGTTTTGTTCTTAATAGAAGTGAGATATTACCCTGCAAATTACTCTTTTCCATTAATATTGTAGTATCTCTTCAAGGGAATTAAAGGGAATTCATGCTTTTTGACACTAACCAGACATTTCAACTACACTCATAACTTTAACACAGTCCTATTATTCATATACTAATGGACACTCAAGTTACATTCACTCTTTCACCAATACAAATACAACCGTAAAAAACAGCACTGAACAATATCTTTACATattagtttcatttatttcataaggATTCATGGGTAAAGGGTGAATGTATTTCAAACTAGCAAGTATGGATGGATTAAATCACACCCCAACAGCAACAACAGGACTCCCAGCATCTCTGCTCAAAGTAGATATAACTACCtgctagaagaatgaaaaaacaaaaaaacaaaaaaaaatatcaatgtttgctttaaatttgcatttctcttttaatatgttttttaaccatctaattttccttttctataaataaTCTATATCTTTTGCTCACTGCCCATGTTCTATTAGGTTCTCCATTCACGTTATCGTTTGGCTTTTTAGAGATAtgtataacaaaaatattttttgtctgttttatcttttgataAATCCTTTATTtaatggtaaattttatctttcatgatctttttaaaataaacttttaattaatttgtttgtttatttattggagggggaggtaattaggtttacttatttatttacttttagaggtgatactggggattgaacctgggaccttgggcatactaagcacgcactctaccacttgagctataccctcccccttatgtTGTTTGAATGTAATCAGAGTGTAGCTTTTGGGTTTCTTTTATTGATAAGGTTATACAAATATGCTGCTAAACTttctaatacatttatttttttcatttaatttatactCCAACTAAAATGTTTCTGTTTATAGTGTGAAGTGGggctctaattttttttccatcatacttgtttcatttattaaaacatCCCTACACCTCTAAACTGAAACATCTCTTATTTCCATTCAATAATTTCCCAAATATACCTGGATCTATTTTGTgctaaattcatgcagtttcaaTTATAGTATCTTACTATAGTAATATCTAGTAACACAAATTCTTGTTAtcatactttcttttcactttattttgggccattttcacatatttattctTATGTAAATAAACTCAAATAATTTTACCCAGTTTCAAAACCCACTGGTAAACTAATCTGTATTAATTTAATTGTATTAAGTGTTATTTTAGAAAgaacataattttatattaagGCTTTTCATTGGAATATTATGCTACCACATATTCAATACTATAGTACTGTAACTGCAAGAAATTAGTTTTCTTCATAAAGACACTACATGTAAGTTTTGTTATATTGCTGATACATTACTGTTCTCTATTTCCATGTCAAATTGGTTAAATCCTGGTAATGAAAAGTTACTgtttttttatgtatgtatttcaaACCTAACAACCTCATTCAGCTTCTTAAttctagtaatttaaaaaattagaacctTTTTCTATGTATACAACTACATCTGCTAAGATTAAACacaattatttgtctttttgagttagtaaTAAAAAAGCTTCAAAAACTGATGCTCATAGGCACCTATCTTATATCTGACTTCAATGGAaatataaactgattttttttttaatgttctggaTTCTAGTCCTTTCTCAGAAATAGTAttgtaagtattttcttccaGACAGTGACTTGCTTTTTCGCtttttaaataatgtcttttggatgagcagaaattttttatttaatgaaattcAGTATGTGGGTTTATTAAGTTGCCAATACTttctatttaagaaatctttgtctacCTTATGAAGACAgctcctttattttctttacctTTCACATTTAGAACACAGAACCtaactttatttttgtgtgaCATATGAAGTAGGAGCCAAGGTTCAAATTCACCTACATAAATATCCAGTTGTTTTCACACCGTTAATGAAAAAGaccctcctttccctcctggaATTCCTTTGCACCTTTTCCAAAAATTAAGTGACCAAAATATATGTTTAAGTCTATTTCTCACAGTAAACATGAGTCCTatagttttaagtttaatttatcaACCATTTCTCAGTATAGTTAAGTGCTTTTCCTATGTCTTGTTTAAGAAAGCACTCCCTACTTAAGGTCATGATGTCATTCCCATGTTACTTTCTTAAAAGCTTCTATTGTCATtaacatttatgtctttaatctaCCTGGAATTGACTTTCGTGAATGGTATGAGATAAAGGATCCAGTTTCATGTTTTCATTTGGATACCCAactgtcccagcatcatttattaaaaattctgtCTTGTCCCAACTCATCAGCAGTTATACAACACATACGAAGTATTCATAAAAATGTTAGTTTATCGCTGGgctttatattgtttcattagaCTATTTAATTATTCTGGCATAAATGCCTTCATATAAGCTTTATAAGAAGTCCTTAATAATTGGAAGAGCTACTCTGCCCACTTTTTCTACTTTAGGCTTATACACGAGTGGCTCTTTCAATTGTGgtgtgcattagaatcacctgggttAAAACAGGTTGCTGGGTAGCACACCTAAGTTTCTGATTCAGTCAGTCTagtaaacagtctgagaaagtacatttttagtaaatgtctagGTGATACTGCTGCTGTTGACCAGTTGATACAGGACATAACTTTGAGAACCAACCACTTGGTCTTAAGAGACTTTAGACCAGAGTATTAGTCAGCCAACTGTATCGTAAAGGACCaaaaaagtaattatttcaaGCTTGTGGGCCATCCTGATCCCTGCACAAAGCAGCCACAGATTACAGATAAATAAGCAAAggtgtatttcaataaaactctACAAAAACAGCCAACAATAGTTTGCTTTTCCCTGCTCTGGATTAATTCCAGGTCCTTTAAAATGCTACAGGAATTGCAAAGTCAGCTTCTCAAGCTACACCAAAAACCTACTGGAAATTTACTTGGGAATGCACTAATTTTATATATCCTGTATGCCAGTTGATGAGTTTTTACAAAATTGGATCTTTCAAGCCAAATctatcagtatttattttagttttgtaaTCGACTACATAGATGACTTGAACATCTTTTGTTAAGATTCTTAACTTTCttcatattattttgatttttcagtagtactttatttacatattcattttggAGAATTTCAAACATGCTCAGCACTAAGTATAATGAACCCCCATATCCATTATCCAGACTCCAAAACCACTAAACCATATAGCCAATCTACTCCCATCAACTTCTCCCTTTCCTGTACTTTGCTGAAGCAAATCCCAGGAACCTATTAATTAGTATTTCAGTACTGTTTCTAAAAGACAACACCTAAAATAACCACCATGGCATTATCAATACACCTTAAGAAAAAGTTCTTTGAAATATAATATTAAGTGAGTGTTCAAAATTCCAATTGTGTCATAAATGATttaacaggttttttttctttttatcaatcaGGATCCAAGAATGGCTTACATACTGCAATtagaatgttttttttaattgaaatatagttgatttacaattatgttagtttctagtgtacagcaaagtgattcagatatatatatacatacatacatatacatacattcttttttatattcttttctattatggtttattacaggacattgaatatagttccaaaTGCTATacaggatcttgttgtttattttatatacagtagtttgtatctgctcttcccaagctcctaatttattcctccccctcctttcctctttggtaaccctaagtttatttcctatgtctgtgagtctctttctggtttgtaaataagttcatttgtatcatattttagattccacatataagggatatggtatctttctcttcctgacttacttcacttagtatgataatctctaggtccatccatgttgctgcaaacggcattatttcatttttatggcagagtagtattccactgtgtatacgtgtgtatatacacacacacacacacacacatcttctttttaaattttattattgtgttatctaattatttttgtagtggggtggagggataattaggtttatttgtttttagaaaggtaccagggattgaacccaggaccttgtgcatactaagtatgtgctctaccgcttgagctatattCTTCCCCCACTTATACCACACTtcctttatacagtcatctgtcaatggacaatttaggctgttcccacgtcttggctattgtaaatagtgctgctatgaacactggggtacatgtatcttttcaaattagagtttcctccagatatatgcccccGAGTAGGACTGCTGAATCATagggcaagtctatttttaattttttaaggaagctccatactgtttcccatagtggctgcatcaaactacattctcatcaacagtgtaggagggttctcctttctccacacccactccagcatttattatctgtggactttttgatgatggccattctgaccgtgtgaggtgatacctcattgtagttttgatttgcatttctccaataatcagtggtattgagcatttttt encodes:
- the RNF38 gene encoding E3 ubiquitin-protein ligase RNF38 isoform X6; its protein translation is MRPWEMTSNRQPPSVRPSQHHFSGERCNTPARNRRSPPVRRQRGRRDRLSRHNSISQDENYHHLPYAQQQAIEEPRAFHPPNVSPRLLHPAAHPPQQNAVMVDIHDQLHQGTVPVSYTVTTVAPHGIPLCTGQHIPACSTQQVPGCSVVFSGQHLPVCSVPPPMLQACSVQHLPVPYAAFPPLISSDPFLLHPPHLSPHHPPHLPPPGQFVPFQTQQSRSPLQRIENEVELLGEHLPVGGFTYPPSAHPPTLPPSAPLQFLTHDPLHQEVSFGVPYPPFMPRRLTGRSRYRSQQPIPPPPYHPSLLPYVLSMLPVPPAVGPTFSFELDVEDGEVENYEALLNLAERLGEAKPRGLTKADIEQLPSYRFNPNNHQSEQTLCVVCMCDFESRQLLRVLPCNHEFHAKCVDKWLKANRTCPICRADASEVHRDSE